The region CTGCACCTGCACCAGGCCTTCTTCTGGCTGCGTGGCGCCAAGGTACTCAAAGGTATAGCATTCAAACCTCTGTATACAGCCGCCAGTCGGCTCGGGGCGTTGGGCTTGAGCCCAGTGGATGGAAGCAATTAACGTGAGGACAAATAAAAGTATATATTTTTTCATGATGTGCGTTATTTGGGGTAATAAAAAAATGCAATTGTGTGCTATATTGTATTAACGGCTTAATATAAATGTAGTTGCACTGTAATTTTGGATATTATGAAGTAAGTGTTTGTGTAAATTACAGAGATGTGCCTGTTTTAGCTTCTTGTAAAGCTTTGCTGAAGCTATAGAACATGAAGTTATGTTGCCTGATTTTGGACTTAGCTGCGATACATACAGAGGGTGTGAGGTGGGTTATTGGTAAGGTGTCTTGCTGAATAATGCTATTGTTGTGAGGGTTTGATTCTGGACGTGGTGTGCCTGGGAAGTAGGAAGTGCGTATCCGTGGTGCAAACGCGGGTGCAGGTCTTTAAAAGAGGAACAATTTTTGAAGGGATGCTGAAGAAGAAGGTGTGCCGAAACGTACCGGCTTCATTCACAAATATTTTAAAAATTTAATTTACAGATTTGGCTTTTTAAGCTATCTTTGGTTTGAAAGTCGAAAGTGTAGTGCTATATACTATAACATCAAGACGCCAACGTATGAGAATTTTTACAAGATTGATATTAGTGACCTCGCTTATAAGTGCCCACCTGGTGAGCTTCGCCGGCGTGACCCCAACCTATAACGGAGGAAATAAGCTCTGGAAGCTGATGCCGGAAAAATCCTCGCAGCTTTCTGTGTCGGCGAACAATGCCAGGCCAGCCTTCGTGCCTAAGGAAGATCATACCTGCTCCAAGATCTATGCATCGGCGGTAAGCCAGGTGTTCCACGTGGTGGAGAAGAAGCAGAGCAAGAGCATGTACGCCAACATTACGCTGGCCGCCTTTGCCCCGGGTAATGACGTAAAGGCCTCGCTGCCTTCTATCAACGCCTATCCGAACCCGTCGCGTGGTTTTACAAGGTTGGCCCTGAACCTGCCGGGTAACGACAACTATAAGATCAGGATCTCCAACACCATCGGAAAGGTGCTGGCGGTGCAGGAGGTTGCCCCGGCCGAGAGAGCCAAGGTGGACCTGGACCTGACGAGCCTGCCATCGGGCGTATACTTCTACAGTTTGCTGGTAAACGGCAAAACAGTGGAGACCAAGCGTCTTGTGCTTCAGAAATAACAGGCTCCCCATTGGAGCCAACCTGATAGAAAGCCGGCCCTTGTGCCGGCTTTTTCATTATAAACTTCTAAAAATAGCCGGCTGCTTTACTTAAATTTATTATTTTCGGGGCTGAATCTACTAACGCTATGACGGATTATCGGAAGGCAAATAACCTCGTAGGCTGGGTCGTGTTTTTGATCGCGACAGCCGTTTATGTGCTAACACTGGAGCCAACTGCCAGCTTCTGGGATGCCGGCGAGTTTATCGCCTGCTCTTACAAACTGTTGGTGCCGCACCCTCCGGGGGCTCCTTTTTACCTTTTAATGGGCAGGCTGTTCTCCA is a window of Pontibacter kalidii DNA encoding:
- a CDS encoding T9SS type A sorting domain-containing protein, which codes for MRIFTRLILVTSLISAHLVSFAGVTPTYNGGNKLWKLMPEKSSQLSVSANNARPAFVPKEDHTCSKIYASAVSQVFHVVEKKQSKSMYANITLAAFAPGNDVKASLPSINAYPNPSRGFTRLALNLPGNDNYKIRISNTIGKVLAVQEVAPAERAKVDLDLTSLPSGVYFYSLLVNGKTVETKRLVLQK